The following proteins come from a genomic window of Ilumatobacter coccineus YM16-304:
- the rfbC gene encoding dTDP-4-dehydrorhamnose 3,5-epimerase, translating to MDFVPTTIADVIEIRPRRHGDNRGWFAETFKQAALLEHGIDLEFTQDNESFSAPAGTLRGLHYQTDPHAQAKIVRVVRGSILDVAVDIRRTSPTFGQHVAVTLTADAGNQLLVPVGFAHGFCTLEPDVQVAYKVTGAYAPDCERSLRWDDPTIAVDWPDFGPDGPVMSDKDLDAPLLTDQPDLF from the coding sequence ATGGACTTCGTTCCCACCACCATCGCCGACGTCATCGAGATCCGCCCCCGCCGCCACGGCGACAACCGCGGCTGGTTCGCCGAGACCTTCAAACAGGCCGCGCTCCTCGAACACGGCATCGACCTCGAGTTCACGCAAGACAACGAATCGTTCTCCGCCCCAGCGGGCACGCTGCGCGGCCTCCACTACCAGACCGACCCCCACGCCCAGGCCAAGATCGTCCGAGTCGTCCGCGGCTCGATCCTCGACGTCGCCGTCGACATCCGCCGCACCTCCCCCACCTTCGGCCAACATGTCGCCGTCACCCTCACCGCAGACGCCGGCAACCAACTCCTCGTCCCCGTCGGCTTCGCACACGGCTTCTGCACCCTCGAACCCGACGTCCAAGTCGCGTACAAGGTCACCGGCGCCTACGCCCCCGACTGCGAACGATCACTCCGCTGGGACGACCCCACCATCGCCGTCGACTGGCCCGACTTCGGACCCGACGGCCCCGTCATGTCCGACAAAGACCTCGACGCACCCCTCCTCACCGACCAACCCGATCTCTTCTGA
- a CDS encoding LCP family protein has translation MQPMPDQPGPSRPRRRSSAPLGLFFAVAVAVAGATGIISAADRQVGDVTRLSEFDDPERRAELGDVLVAVDGPAVNYLIIGSDTRDGSDPTSTDFGSIGDQSAVQGRRSDTIMLLRQERDGNGAAILSLPRDLWVTIADTGNPQRINSAYNRGADVLAATVSREFGIPINHVVDVDFFGFKALVDEIGGTTICFEYQTRDTNTGLDQPPGCNLLDGTQALAYARSRKYQEWRDGDWQTDGTGDLGRIKRQQNFISTTVNQTIERLQSDPFLASDLIQATTDSLRLDPNLDPLGAAGTLRKAFSSGLTTFQLPVEGTTINGNSVLLLIDNAESQATLDYFRGVGPLPTPTTTVPG, from the coding sequence ATGCAGCCGATGCCGGACCAACCCGGACCATCACGCCCTCGGCGGCGGAGTTCGGCTCCGCTCGGCCTGTTCTTCGCGGTCGCCGTCGCCGTCGCCGGAGCGACGGGGATCATCAGCGCGGCCGATCGACAGGTCGGTGACGTGACGCGTCTGTCGGAGTTCGACGACCCAGAACGACGTGCTGAACTCGGCGACGTGCTCGTCGCGGTCGACGGGCCGGCGGTCAACTACCTCATCATCGGTTCCGACACGCGTGACGGATCCGACCCCACCTCGACCGACTTCGGGAGCATCGGCGACCAGAGTGCCGTCCAGGGCCGACGTAGCGACACGATCATGCTGCTGCGACAAGAACGCGACGGCAACGGTGCCGCGATCCTCTCGCTGCCACGAGATCTCTGGGTCACCATCGCCGACACCGGCAACCCGCAGCGCATCAACTCCGCCTACAACCGCGGTGCCGACGTGCTTGCAGCAACGGTGTCGCGCGAGTTCGGCATCCCGATCAACCACGTCGTCGACGTCGACTTCTTCGGCTTCAAGGCGCTCGTCGACGAGATCGGCGGCACCACGATCTGCTTCGAGTACCAGACGCGTGACACCAACACCGGACTCGACCAGCCGCCCGGCTGCAACCTGCTCGACGGAACGCAGGCGCTCGCCTACGCCCGCAGCCGCAAGTACCAGGAGTGGCGAGATGGCGACTGGCAGACCGACGGCACCGGCGACCTCGGCCGCATCAAGCGACAGCAGAACTTCATCTCGACCACGGTCAATCAGACGATCGAGCGGCTGCAATCCGACCCGTTCCTCGCCTCCGACCTCATCCAGGCGACCACCGACTCGCTGCGCCTCGACCCGAACCTCGACCCGCTCGGTGCCGCCGGCACGCTCCGCAAGGCGTTCAGCTCGGGCCTCACCACGTTCCAACTCCCGGTCGAGGGGACCACGATCAACGGCAACTCGGTGCTGCTGCTGATCGACAACGCCGAGTCGCAGGCGACGCTCGACTACTTCCGCGGCGTGGGCCCGCTACCAACGCCCACCACCACCGTTCCCGGCTGA
- a CDS encoding biotin--[acetyl-CoA-carboxylase] ligase yields the protein MDSDHGIPGEPSTEKAPNEAPGQPPHADAWSTTGWPAGWSVRHVAETGSTNTDLLAAADRGEAGDRTVLAADHQTAGRGRLDRRWEAPPGVNLLTSLLFAAVPDTTYPFMTVVSLAAVDAIETLAGTTMPERLGLKWPNDLLLDDRKLAGMLAQRSSVNGSTVVGIGINVSWSPETGGCIARDLGLDIRPADLLRSMLGHVDEMLRHPDGRQHVAARYRQRLLTLGETVRMELPGDRTVSGTAVDVDDDGRLLLDVDGSIETFDVGDVIHARRT from the coding sequence GTGGACTCAGATCACGGCATTCCAGGGGAACCTTCGACCGAAAAAGCCCCGAACGAAGCACCCGGGCAACCGCCTCACGCCGATGCCTGGTCGACCACCGGCTGGCCGGCTGGGTGGTCGGTTCGACACGTCGCCGAAACGGGGAGCACCAACACCGATCTGCTCGCAGCGGCCGACCGCGGTGAAGCGGGCGACCGCACCGTGCTCGCTGCCGACCACCAGACCGCCGGGCGCGGACGACTCGACCGACGGTGGGAGGCCCCGCCTGGTGTCAACCTGCTGACCTCGCTGCTCTTCGCCGCGGTCCCGGACACGACCTACCCGTTCATGACGGTCGTGTCGCTCGCTGCGGTCGACGCGATCGAGACGCTCGCCGGCACGACGATGCCCGAGCGACTCGGTCTGAAGTGGCCGAACGACCTGCTGCTCGACGACCGGAAGCTCGCCGGGATGCTGGCCCAGCGGAGCTCGGTGAACGGTTCGACGGTGGTCGGTATCGGCATCAACGTGTCGTGGTCGCCGGAGACCGGCGGGTGCATCGCCCGCGACCTCGGACTCGACATCCGACCTGCCGACCTGCTGCGCTCGATGCTCGGGCACGTCGACGAGATGCTCCGGCATCCCGACGGACGGCAACACGTCGCCGCTCGCTACCGCCAGCGACTGTTGACGCTCGGCGAGACCGTGCGGATGGAGTTGCCCGGTGACCGGACGGTGAGCGGTACCGCGGTCGACGTCGACGACGACGGACGCCTGCTGCTTGACGTCGACGGCAGCATCGAGACGTTCGACGTCGGCGACGTGATCCACGCCCGCCGAACCTGA
- the rfbA gene encoding glucose-1-phosphate thymidylyltransferase RfbA: MKGIILAGGTGSRLHPVTLGTSKQLLPVYDKPMIYYPLSIHMLAGIREVLIITTPEDRAAFERLLGDGSQWGLDLEYAVQPSPDGLAQAFLIGAEFLDGDGASLVLGDNMFYGAGFAQLVRSAAARPSGATVFGYHVKDPERYGIVELDADERPVSIEEKPTSPRSNWAVTGLYYFDERVVEAASAVTPSARGELEITSVIDYYLSRGELTVEQLDRGYAWLDTGTFDSMVEASEFVRVIQHRQNRQIACLEEIAWENGWIDDDTMRAAGTAMEKNTYGRYLLERLDGTLGAH; the protein is encoded by the coding sequence GTGAAGGGGATCATTCTCGCCGGTGGTACCGGTTCTCGGCTTCATCCGGTCACGTTGGGCACTTCGAAGCAGTTGCTTCCGGTGTACGACAAGCCGATGATCTACTACCCGTTGTCGATCCACATGTTGGCGGGGATTCGTGAGGTGTTGATCATCACCACGCCGGAGGATCGGGCGGCCTTCGAGCGGCTGTTGGGCGACGGGAGCCAGTGGGGTCTCGATCTGGAGTACGCGGTGCAGCCGAGCCCGGATGGGTTGGCGCAGGCGTTCTTGATCGGGGCGGAGTTCTTGGACGGCGATGGTGCGTCGTTGGTGTTGGGTGACAACATGTTCTACGGCGCGGGGTTCGCGCAGTTGGTTCGGTCGGCGGCGGCTCGTCCGTCGGGTGCGACGGTGTTCGGGTATCACGTGAAGGATCCGGAGCGGTACGGCATCGTCGAGCTCGATGCCGACGAGCGTCCGGTGTCGATCGAGGAGAAGCCGACCAGTCCGCGTTCGAACTGGGCGGTGACGGGTCTGTACTACTTCGACGAGCGGGTGGTCGAGGCGGCGAGCGCGGTGACGCCGTCCGCGCGTGGCGAACTCGAGATCACGTCGGTGATCGACTACTACCTGTCGCGTGGCGAGTTGACGGTGGAGCAACTCGATCGTGGCTATGCGTGGCTCGACACCGGCACGTTCGACTCGATGGTCGAAGCGTCGGAGTTCGTGCGGGTCATCCAGCATCGCCAGAACCGTCAGATCGCGTGTCTCGAAGAGATCGCGTGGGAGAACGGTTGGATCGACGACGACACGATGCGTGCCGCGGGCACCGCGATGGAGAAGAACACGTACGGCCGTTATCTGCTCGAACGCCTCGACGGCACCCTGGGAGCGCACTGA
- the rfbB gene encoding dTDP-glucose 4,6-dehydratase, producing the protein MKVLVTGGKGFIGSAVVRHLIGSTDHEVVNVDKMTYAATEGSTQVVADDRRYTFEQADICDPDRLTEIFSTHQPDAVMHLAAESHVDRSIDGPAAFIHTNLIGTFTMLEVARAAGVSKFHHISTDEVFGSLGPNDPGFTETTPYDPRSPYSASKAGSDHLVRAWGETYGLPVVLTNCSNNYGPFHFPEKLIPLVTIRALHGEPLPVYGDGQQIRDWLHVDDHATALVTVMEHGVPGETYNIGGKSERTNLAVVESLCDLVDELAPPLASGEPRRSLITFVADRPGHDQRYAIDQTKIQRELGWEPAHTFDTGLRSTVQWYLDNETWWKPLRERNATDRVGLKK; encoded by the coding sequence ATGAAGGTGCTCGTCACCGGCGGCAAAGGGTTCATCGGCTCGGCGGTGGTCCGCCATCTGATCGGCTCGACCGATCACGAGGTCGTCAACGTCGACAAGATGACGTACGCCGCGACCGAGGGCAGCACACAGGTGGTGGCCGACGATCGTCGCTACACCTTCGAGCAGGCCGACATCTGCGATCCCGATCGGCTCACCGAGATCTTCTCGACGCATCAGCCCGACGCGGTCATGCACCTCGCTGCTGAGTCGCACGTCGACCGCTCGATCGACGGACCGGCTGCGTTCATCCACACGAATCTGATCGGCACGTTCACGATGCTCGAAGTCGCGCGAGCCGCCGGCGTCTCGAAGTTTCATCACATCTCGACCGACGAGGTGTTCGGCAGCCTCGGCCCGAACGATCCCGGCTTCACCGAAACCACCCCGTACGATCCGCGGTCGCCGTACTCGGCATCCAAAGCCGGATCCGACCACCTCGTTCGGGCGTGGGGCGAGACCTACGGGTTGCCCGTCGTGCTCACGAACTGCTCCAACAACTACGGGCCGTTCCACTTCCCCGAGAAGCTGATCCCGCTCGTCACGATCCGCGCGCTCCACGGCGAACCGCTCCCCGTCTACGGCGACGGCCAACAGATCCGTGACTGGCTCCACGTCGACGACCACGCCACCGCGCTCGTCACCGTGATGGAACACGGTGTGCCCGGCGAGACCTACAACATCGGTGGCAAATCCGAACGCACCAACCTCGCGGTCGTCGAATCGCTCTGCGACCTCGTCGACGAACTCGCCCCACCACTCGCGTCGGGCGAACCCCGCCGATCGCTGATCACCTTCGTCGCCGACCGCCCCGGCCACGACCAGCGCTACGCGATCGACCAGACCAAGATCCAACGCGAACTCGGCTGGGAACCCGCCCACACCTTCGACACCGGGCTGCGCAGCACCGTCCAGTGGTACCTCGACAACGAGACCTGGTGGAAACCCCTGCGTGAACGCAACGCCACCGACCGCGTCGGACTGAAGAAGTAG